A single region of the Rhodospirillales bacterium genome encodes:
- the metE gene encoding 5-methyltetrahydropteroyltriglutamate--homocysteine S-methyltransferase — translation MVLATNLGFPRIGAQRELKKAVESYWKGLLSQEELLAAGQDIRMRHWALQKEAGLDHVPVGDFSFYDQVLDMICLLGCVPERYKWDGETIGLNTYFAMARGRQEGDYDVTAMEMTKWFDTNYHYIVPEFEQHQAFKLSSSKIFDEFREAKAAGIPARPVLIGPVSFLMLGKAQGDFCPLGLLAKIIPVYEQILKNLRDLGAEWVQIDEPFLAMDLNEREKRAFRDAYDVLSKSAPGLNILLATYFEGLRDNMDLAFSLPVQGLHLDVVRAHHQYKDALAMVREGMFLSLGLVDGRNVWKNNIHESLNILEYVDSHIGLDHVMVGPSCSLLHCPIDLDQEDGMDAEVKSWMAFAKQKLDEIVLLAEGANKGRAAIRSDIEASDAVVAQRKASRRIHRPDVMQRMENITEEMKHRKSPFQQRRKIQRAELNLPSFPTTSIGSFPQTPEIRKARADFKKGTLNEADYERAMKNEIQHVVDYQHGAGLDVLVHGEPERNDMVEYFGEQLDGFVFSKRAWVQSYGSRCVKPPIIFGDISRPAPMTVKWAKMAQDMTDKVMKGMLTGPITILQWSFVRDDQPRSETARQIALAIRDEAIDLEKAGIKIIQIDEAAMREGLPLRKEDWKDYLDWSVENFRIASCGVEDKTQIHTHMCYSEFNDMIESIADMDADVISIETSRSQMELLDAFASYKYPNEIGPGVYDIHSPRIPSVEEMVALLEKAAKVISPDQIWVNPDCGLKTRGWAEVEPALKNMVEAAKKMRGKNKDSAAA, via the coding sequence ATGGTCCTCGCAACAAATCTCGGATTTCCCCGTATCGGCGCGCAGCGGGAGCTGAAAAAAGCCGTTGAAAGCTATTGGAAAGGCTTGCTGTCTCAGGAAGAGCTTCTGGCGGCGGGACAGGACATACGCATGCGTCACTGGGCTTTGCAAAAAGAGGCCGGGCTGGACCATGTTCCGGTCGGGGACTTCTCCTTTTACGATCAGGTTCTGGATATGATCTGCCTTCTGGGCTGTGTGCCTGAGCGCTATAAATGGGACGGCGAAACGATCGGGCTGAATACGTACTTTGCGATGGCGCGCGGGCGTCAGGAGGGCGATTATGACGTGACAGCCATGGAGATGACAAAATGGTTTGATACCAATTACCATTATATCGTGCCGGAATTTGAGCAGCACCAGGCTTTCAAACTCTCTTCCTCCAAAATTTTCGATGAATTTCGGGAGGCGAAAGCCGCCGGTATTCCGGCGCGGCCCGTTTTAATCGGTCCGGTCAGTTTCCTGATGCTGGGAAAAGCGCAAGGGGATTTCTGTCCTCTTGGCCTGCTGGCAAAAATCATTCCGGTTTACGAACAAATATTGAAAAATTTGCGGGATCTTGGGGCTGAATGGGTACAGATAGACGAGCCCTTTTTGGCCATGGATCTGAATGAGCGTGAAAAACGCGCCTTCCGGGATGCGTATGATGTTCTTTCGAAATCCGCGCCGGGGCTGAATATCCTGCTGGCGACGTACTTCGAGGGCTTGCGCGATAATATGGATCTGGCTTTTTCCCTGCCTGTTCAGGGCCTGCATCTGGATGTCGTGCGCGCGCATCATCAATACAAGGATGCGCTGGCCATGGTGCGGGAAGGCATGTTTTTATCGCTTGGCCTTGTCGACGGACGCAATGTCTGGAAAAACAACATCCATGAATCCCTGAATATCCTCGAATATGTCGATAGCCATATCGGGCTGGACCATGTGATGGTCGGCCCGAGCTGTTCGTTGCTGCATTGTCCGATAGATCTGGATCAGGAAGACGGCATGGATGCGGAGGTGAAGAGCTGGATGGCGTTTGCGAAACAAAAGCTGGACGAGATTGTTTTGCTTGCCGAAGGGGCGAATAAAGGCCGCGCCGCGATCCGGTCCGACATAGAAGCCAGTGACGCGGTTGTCGCGCAGCGCAAGGCATCGCGCCGAATCCATAGGCCCGACGTTATGCAGCGCATGGAAAATATCACTGAAGAGATGAAACACCGGAAAAGTCCTTTTCAGCAGCGCCGGAAAATTCAGCGGGCGGAATTAAACCTGCCGTCTTTTCCAACCACATCCATAGGCTCTTTCCCGCAGACGCCGGAAATCCGCAAAGCGCGGGCGGATTTTAAAAAAGGGACGTTGAACGAAGCGGATTATGAGCGCGCTATGAAGAACGAAATCCAGCACGTGGTGGATTACCAGCATGGCGCCGGTCTTGACGTGCTTGTGCACGGCGAGCCGGAGCGGAATGACATGGTCGAGTATTTTGGGGAGCAGCTTGACGGTTTTGTCTTTTCAAAACGGGCATGGGTGCAGTCCTACGGCTCGCGCTGTGTAAAACCGCCGATCATTTTCGGGGACATTTCCCGTCCGGCGCCCATGACCGTAAAATGGGCAAAGATGGCGCAAGACATGACGGATAAAGTTATGAAGGGCATGCTCACCGGGCCCATTACCATTCTGCAATGGTCTTTTGTCCGCGATGACCAGCCGCGCAGTGAAACGGCGCGCCAGATTGCGCTGGCAATCCGGGATGAAGCCATCGACCTTGAAAAAGCCGGCATTAAGATTATCCAGATTGACGAGGCCGCCATGCGCGAAGGCCTGCCTTTGCGTAAGGAAGACTGGAAAGATTATCTGGACTGGTCTGTCGAAAATTTCCGCATAGCCTCTTGCGGCGTCGAAGATAAAACGCAAATACATACCCACATGTGTTATTCGGAATTTAACGACATGATCGAATCGATTGCGGATATGGATGCCGATGTCATTTCGATTGAGACGTCACGATCTCAAATGGAACTTCTGGACGCGTTTGCTTCCTATAAATATCCGAATGAAATCGGCCCCGGCGTCTACGATATCCACTCTCCGCGTATTCCGTCCGTCGAAGAAATGGTGGCTTTGCTGGAAAAAGCGGCAAAGGTGATTTCACCGGATCAGATCTGGGTGAATCCGGATTGCGGATTAAAAACCCGCGGCTGGGCGGAGGTCGAGCCGGCGCTTAAGAATATGGTGGAAGCGGCTAAAAAAATGCGTGGCAAGAATAAGGACAGCGCGGCCGCTTAA